Proteins from one Corynebacterium testudinoris genomic window:
- a CDS encoding VOC family protein encodes MARTGSPIWIDLGTHDIDGSVSFYSQVFGWDVPEGAAEFGGYRIATKNGVPVGGMMSSLMGPDGPLEEPEYPTAWTVYLAVEDCAAAVAAAEKAGATVVVPAMEVGELGSMAILFDPAGAGVGFWEAKEFPGLAFNGQPGTPVWFEQMSKDFQAAADFYQEALGWNLAYMGEDGQPVDSPPTSGIRYATNGAGEEASAGLCEADSFLPAEVPSYWRAYIGVSDTDATAAQIVELGGAVLDGPMDSPFGRVATVADPQGGTFQIVSVEG; translated from the coding sequence ATGGCACGCACCGGCAGCCCCATCTGGATTGACCTTGGTACCCACGACATCGATGGGTCCGTCTCCTTCTATTCACAAGTGTTCGGCTGGGATGTTCCCGAGGGTGCGGCGGAGTTCGGTGGATATCGCATCGCTACCAAGAATGGCGTTCCCGTCGGCGGCATGATGAGTTCGCTCATGGGTCCCGATGGCCCGCTCGAGGAGCCGGAGTACCCGACCGCGTGGACCGTCTACCTGGCGGTGGAGGATTGCGCGGCAGCTGTGGCGGCTGCGGAGAAGGCCGGTGCGACCGTCGTTGTTCCGGCGATGGAGGTCGGTGAGCTGGGATCGATGGCCATTCTCTTCGATCCTGCCGGCGCCGGGGTGGGGTTCTGGGAGGCCAAGGAATTCCCCGGCCTTGCCTTCAACGGCCAGCCGGGCACGCCCGTGTGGTTTGAGCAGATGAGCAAGGACTTCCAGGCTGCTGCGGATTTCTATCAGGAGGCTCTCGGGTGGAACCTCGCCTACATGGGTGAGGATGGTCAGCCGGTTGACTCGCCCCCGACCTCAGGCATCCGCTACGCCACCAACGGCGCAGGTGAGGAGGCTTCGGCGGGGCTCTGCGAGGCCGACAGCTTCCTCCCGGCCGAGGTTCCCAGCTACTGGCGCGCGTACATCGGTGTCTCAGACACCGATGCCACGGCCGCCCAGATCGTTGAGCTCGGTGGTGCGGTCCTGGACGGTCCGATGGACTCTCCCTTCGGTCGCGTGGCGACGGTCGCGGACCCCCAAGGTGGCACCTTCCAGATCGTCAGCGTCGAAGGCTAA